The Coregonus clupeaformis isolate EN_2021a chromosome 8, ASM2061545v1, whole genome shotgun sequence genome has a segment encoding these proteins:
- the LOC121571016 gene encoding neurexin-2-like produces MTRGLRFPALPMWPLVFLSLLVTARALELGGAPGQWARYGRWEAGSVGELSFSLKTNISKALVLYLDDGGNCDFMELLIAGGRLQLRFAIHCAEPATLHMETQVNDDRWHMVLLTRNFRETLLMVDGETKMAEVKSKRKEMAVVSDLFVGGIPPDVRLSALTSSTVKYEPPFLGLISNLKVGETPPTLLNSQGIQSDMEYLCTKQNPCLNGGFCSIQYGEVHCDCTHTRYKGKYCKEGEIMS; encoded by the coding sequence ATGACGAGGGGGTTGAGGTTTCCCGCTTTGCCCATGTGGCCCTTGGTGTTCCTCAGTCTGCTGGTGACGGCCCGGGCGCTGGAGTTGGGCGGGGCCCCCGGCCAGTGGGCCCGCTACGGGCGTTGGGAGGCGGGCTCAGTGGGCGAGCTGAGCTTCAGCCTCAAGACCAACATCAGCAAGGCTCTGGTGCTCTACCTAGATGACGGCGGCAACTGTGACTTCATGGAGCTCCTGATTGCTGGCGGGCGCCTCCAGCTGCGCTTCGCCATCCACTGTGCCGAGCCAGCCACTTTACACATGGAAACCCAGGTCAACGACGACCGCTGGCACATGGTGCTCCTCACCCGCAACTTCCGCGAGACCCTGCTGATGGTGGATGGCGAGACCAAGATGGCGGAGGTCAAGTCAAAGCGGAAGGAGATGGCGGTGGTCAGCGACCTGTTTGTGGGCGGCATCCCGCCCGACGTGCGCCTCTCAGCCCTCACCTCCAGCACGGTGAAGTACGAGCCCCCGTTCCTGGGCCTGATCTCCAACCTGAAGGTGGGAGAGACACCCCCTACCCTGCTCAACAGCCAGGGCATCCAGAGTGACATGGAGTACCTGTGCACCAAGCAGAACCCCTGCCTCAACGGAGGTTTTTGCTCCATCCAGTATGGCGAGGTGCACTGTGACTGCACGCACACCCGCTACAAGGGGAAGTACTGCAAAGAAGGTGAGATCATGAGCTAG